The Roseococcus microcysteis genome contains a region encoding:
- a CDS encoding tripartite tricarboxylate transporter substrate binding protein, whose product MQRRSLLLGAGAAGASALAAPAIGQQAWPRGPITMVVPFAAGGLTDRTARALQPLMQRELGVPIGVVNMTGASGAVGKQHVADQPADGNTILLQTDAIRTYPAMGQSHLTWRDFDMIGVFVIATTYLCVRPDSSIRNATDFVRELRAQDGRLSIGTAGPGTMGFVAMTAFTARERVRYNEVSFPGHAPAQTGLLRGDVGIVTTDAASGRELIIGRRIRPVFHWAAQPTQVAGFGEIPGVSPELRSMDDMLPLGGWFGPAVKRGTPQPILERLTQAYTRAAADPAAQRFLDDTGTLPGRLVRDEANAHAERETRRISWLLHDNGRSQRDPATVNLERLTS is encoded by the coding sequence ATGCAGAGGCGCAGCCTCCTGCTCGGTGCCGGCGCGGCCGGCGCGAGCGCCCTTGCCGCACCCGCCATCGGCCAGCAGGCCTGGCCGCGCGGTCCCATCACCATGGTGGTGCCCTTCGCCGCCGGCGGCCTGACCGACCGGACGGCCCGCGCCCTCCAGCCGCTGATGCAGCGCGAACTGGGCGTGCCCATCGGGGTGGTGAACATGACAGGCGCCTCGGGCGCGGTCGGCAAGCAGCACGTGGCGGACCAGCCGGCGGATGGCAATACCATCCTGCTGCAGACCGACGCCATCCGCACCTATCCCGCCATGGGCCAGTCCCACCTGACCTGGCGCGACTTCGACATGATCGGCGTCTTCGTCATCGCCACCACCTATCTCTGCGTGCGGCCCGACAGCTCCATCCGCAACGCGACCGACTTCGTGCGCGAATTGCGCGCGCAGGATGGGCGGCTGTCCATCGGCACGGCGGGGCCGGGCACCATGGGCTTCGTGGCCATGACGGCGTTCACGGCGCGGGAGCGCGTCCGCTACAACGAGGTCTCCTTCCCCGGCCACGCCCCGGCCCAGACGGGTCTTCTGCGCGGCGATGTGGGCATCGTGACCACCGACGCCGCCTCGGGGCGCGAGCTCATCATCGGCCGGCGCATCCGCCCCGTCTTCCACTGGGCGGCGCAGCCCACCCAGGTCGCGGGCTTCGGCGAGATCCCGGGCGTCTCGCCCGAGCTGCGCTCGATGGATGACATGCTGCCGCTGGGCGGCTGGTTCGGCCCCGCGGTGAAGCGCGGCACGCCGCAGCCCATCCTGGAACGCCTCACCCAGGCCTATACCCGCGCGGCCGCCGACCCCGCCGCGCAGCGCTTCCTGGACGACACGGGCACCCTGCCCGGCCGCCTGGTGCGCGACGAGGCCAACGCCCATGCGGAGCGCGAGACGCGCCGCATCTCCTGGCTGCTGCACGACAATGGCCGTTCGCAGCGCGACCCGGCCACCGTCAACCTCGAGCGGCTGACGAGCTGA
- the gltX gene encoding glutamate--tRNA ligase produces MTVRTRFAPSPTGFLHIGGARTALFNALFARRHGGQYLLRVEDTDRARSTPEAVAQILESLEWLGLSPDEPPVMQSAREARHAEVAHELLAAGRAYRAYETPEELAAMRERAMAEKRPPRYDGFWRDRTPGPEQEGKPFAIRLKAPTEGETVVEDLVQGTVRVAASELDDMIILRSDGTPTYLHAVVVDDHDMAITHVIRGDDHLTNTFRQCMVYDAMGWHRPRFAHIPLIHGADGAKLSKRHGAVSVLEFREQGLLPEAVCNYLLRLGWGHGDEEIIPRERAEKIFDLKDVGRAASRMDYAKLMHLNGVYLRQADPEALLPEVMRRLAAMGQDFGTEKIARVRALLPALQERAKSLVELAQSAAFAVADSAPVPDAKAAALLTEEARARLLNLAEFLSAMPEWTRADLEHWLRDYADVKGIKLKDVAQPLRVALTGSTMSPPIDLTLEALGRDEALARIVLAAEAPPTAT; encoded by the coding sequence ATGACCGTCCGCACGCGCTTCGCGCCCTCCCCCACCGGCTTCCTGCATATCGGCGGCGCCCGCACCGCCCTGTTCAACGCGCTCTTCGCCCGGCGCCATGGCGGGCAGTATCTGCTGCGCGTCGAGGACACGGACCGCGCGCGTTCCACGCCCGAGGCCGTCGCGCAAATCCTGGAAAGCCTGGAATGGCTGGGCCTGAGCCCGGATGAGCCGCCCGTGATGCAGTCCGCGCGCGAGGCGCGGCATGCCGAGGTCGCCCACGAATTGCTGGCGGCGGGCCGCGCCTACCGCGCCTACGAAACCCCCGAGGAACTGGCCGCGATGCGCGAGCGCGCGATGGCCGAGAAGCGCCCCCCCCGCTACGACGGCTTCTGGCGCGACCGCACCCCCGGCCCGGAGCAGGAGGGCAAGCCCTTCGCCATCCGCCTCAAGGCGCCGACCGAGGGCGAGACCGTCGTGGAAGACCTGGTGCAGGGCACCGTGCGCGTGGCGGCGTCGGAGCTCGACGACATGATCATCCTGCGCAGCGACGGCACGCCCACTTATCTGCACGCGGTGGTGGTGGACGACCATGACATGGCCATCACCCATGTCATCCGCGGCGATGACCACCTGACCAACACCTTTCGTCAGTGCATGGTCTATGACGCGATGGGCTGGCACCGGCCGCGCTTCGCGCATATCCCGCTGATCCATGGCGCGGATGGCGCGAAGCTGTCCAAGCGCCACGGCGCCGTCTCGGTGCTGGAGTTCCGCGAGCAGGGGCTGCTGCCCGAGGCCGTGTGCAACTACCTGCTGCGCCTGGGCTGGGGCCATGGCGATGAGGAGATCATCCCGCGCGAGCGTGCGGAAAAGATCTTCGACCTGAAGGATGTGGGCCGCGCCGCCAGCCGCATGGACTATGCGAAGCTGATGCACCTGAACGGCGTCTATCTGCGCCAGGCGGACCCGGAGGCGCTGCTGCCCGAGGTGATGCGGCGCCTGGCCGCCATGGGCCAGGATTTCGGCACGGAGAAGATCGCGCGCGTGCGCGCCCTGCTGCCGGCGCTGCAGGAGCGCGCGAAGTCGCTGGTGGAACTCGCGCAGAGCGCCGCCTTCGCGGTGGCCGACAGCGCGCCGGTGCCCGATGCCAAGGCCGCCGCCCTGCTGACGGAAGAGGCGCGGGCGCGGCTGCTGAACCTGGCGGAATTCCTCTCGGCCATGCCCGAATGGACGCGGGCCGACCTGGAACACTGGCTGCGCGACTATGCCGATGTGAAGGGCATCAAGCTGAAGGATGTGGCCCAGCCGCTGCGCGTGGCGCTGACCGGCAGCACGATGAGCCCGCCCATTGACCTGACGCTGGAGGCGCTGGGGCGGGATGAGGCGCTGGCCAGGATTGTGCTGGCGGCGGAGGCGCCGCCAACCGCCACATGA
- a CDS encoding ComEC/Rec2 family competence protein — MLAPPQPWVTRTLEAERRRLALWLPVALACGILLYFALWNEPHPAWALVAMLPLPVAVWLARRTVLAGWAMGLAAAAGLGFALALLHAALVPPMLDPPRTALVITGTVAETDLLPEGVRLTLSGIRWAEDMPPARRNIRVRLRADDRARPQPGDMVRIRALLRPPPPPTHPGGWDFQRAAYFAGQGGSGFALGPVEVLARGGRAPPLSGWRALIEARVAAALPGAPGAIAAALLTGGQSAVPPADLAAMRDSGLVHLLSVSGLHIGLVMGMAFFVVRGAWPSGPASRCASARGRLRPWRPWRRAGSTWC, encoded by the coding sequence ATGCTGGCCCCGCCACAACCCTGGGTGACCCGGACGCTGGAAGCGGAGCGCCGCCGCCTGGCGCTGTGGCTGCCCGTGGCGCTGGCCTGCGGCATCCTGCTCTATTTCGCATTGTGGAACGAACCGCACCCGGCCTGGGCGCTGGTGGCGATGCTGCCCTTGCCGGTGGCGGTCTGGCTCGCGCGCCGGACCGTGCTGGCGGGCTGGGCCATGGGGCTGGCCGCGGCGGCGGGGCTGGGCTTCGCGCTGGCCCTACTGCACGCGGCGCTGGTGCCGCCCATGCTGGACCCGCCGCGCACCGCGCTGGTCATCACCGGCACCGTGGCCGAGACCGACCTGCTGCCGGAGGGCGTGCGCCTCACCCTCTCCGGCATTCGCTGGGCCGAGGACATGCCGCCCGCCCGTCGCAACATCCGCGTGCGTCTGCGCGCCGATGACCGCGCCCGCCCCCAGCCGGGCGACATGGTCCGCATCCGCGCGCTGCTGCGCCCGCCACCCCCGCCCACCCATCCGGGCGGCTGGGATTTCCAGCGCGCGGCCTATTTCGCGGGGCAGGGCGGTTCGGGCTTCGCGCTCGGGCCGGTGGAGGTGCTGGCGCGGGGCGGCCGCGCGCCCCCGCTCTCGGGCTGGCGTGCCTTGATCGAGGCGCGGGTCGCGGCCGCGCTGCCCGGCGCGCCGGGCGCCATCGCGGCGGCCCTGCTGACGGGGGGGCAAAGCGCCGTGCCGCCAGCGGACCTCGCGGCGATGCGCGACAGTGGCCTCGTTCACCTGCTTTCGGTGTCAGGGCTGCATATCGGCCTGGTCATGGGCATGGCGTTCTTCGTGGTGCGGGGGGCCTGGCCCTCTGGCCCGGCTTCGCGCTGCGCTTCGGCACGCGGGCGCCTGCGGCCGTGGCGGCCCTGGCGGCGGGCGGGTTCTACATGGTGCTGA
- a CDS encoding ComEC/Rec2 family competence protein: protein MAALAAGGFYMVLTGSQVPMQRSFAMAALVTVALLAGRRAFSPRVLAFAAVVVLALHPAVVLGPSFQMSFFAVMALVAGWEVARPWLRRDPGPRPWWWWPLAAIAGTALTSVLAGLATTPPGLHHFGRVQLFGVAANALAVPLTSVLVMPAGMLALLLMPLGLEAWPLAIMGWGVRGILAVAHAVASWPGAALSLPPPPAWGLLVTALGMCWLCLWRTRWRLWGLPAVLGGMLAGAVTPPPDALVSGDGRLFALRVEGEVFLERRPGAARFVQEAWLRAWGASSATNLPAQGEVAGGRITCVPDSCTLRDAAGAPRLVLLRPPIPRRNERLPPQYAPRELCGMVPLILSPEPLRGRCPGTLVVDRFSLWRNGAHAAWSAEGRILSDRDWRGDRPWVPPEPRPRGEEALPPAAIE from the coding sequence GTGGCGGCCCTGGCGGCGGGCGGGTTCTACATGGTGCTGACGGGCAGCCAGGTGCCCATGCAGCGCAGCTTCGCCATGGCCGCGCTGGTGACGGTGGCGCTGCTGGCGGGGCGGCGGGCCTTCTCGCCGCGGGTGCTGGCCTTCGCGGCCGTGGTCGTGCTGGCGCTGCACCCGGCGGTGGTGCTCGGCCCCTCCTTCCAGATGAGCTTCTTCGCCGTCATGGCGCTGGTGGCGGGGTGGGAGGTGGCGCGCCCCTGGCTGCGCCGCGACCCGGGGCCGCGCCCCTGGTGGTGGTGGCCGCTCGCGGCCATCGCGGGCACGGCGCTGACCTCGGTGCTGGCGGGCCTCGCCACCACCCCGCCCGGGCTGCACCATTTCGGGCGCGTGCAGCTCTTTGGCGTCGCGGCCAATGCGCTGGCGGTGCCGCTGACCTCGGTGCTGGTGATGCCGGCCGGCATGCTCGCCCTGCTGCTGATGCCGCTGGGGCTGGAGGCTTGGCCGCTCGCCATCATGGGCTGGGGGGTGCGGGGGATTCTGGCGGTGGCGCATGCCGTGGCGTCCTGGCCGGGGGCGGCGCTGTCCCTGCCGCCGCCGCCCGCCTGGGGGCTGCTGGTGACGGCGCTGGGCATGTGCTGGCTGTGCCTGTGGCGGACGCGCTGGCGGCTCTGGGGGCTGCCGGCGGTGCTGGGCGGGATGCTGGCGGGCGCCGTCACGCCGCCGCCCGATGCGCTGGTCTCCGGCGATGGCCGCCTCTTCGCCCTGCGCGTGGAGGGCGAGGTCTTCCTCGAACGCCGCCCCGGCGCCGCCCGCTTCGTGCAGGAGGCGTGGCTGCGCGCCTGGGGTGCTTCCAGCGCCACGAACCTGCCGGCGCAGGGCGAGGTGGCCGGCGGCCGCATCACCTGCGTGCCCGATTCCTGCACCCTGCGCGACGCTGCCGGCGCCCCGCGCCTCGTCCTGCTGCGCCCGCCCATCCCGCGCCGCAACGAACGCCTGCCGCCGCAATACGCCCCGCGCGAGCTCTGCGGCATGGTGCCGCTGATCCTCTCGCCCGAACCGCTGCGCGGCCGCTGCCCGGGCACGCTGGTGGTGGACCGCTTCAGCCTGTGGCGGAACGGCGCGCACGCGGCCTGGAGCGCGGAGGGGCGCATTCTCTCCGACCGCGACTGGCGCGGCGACCGCCCCTGGGTGCCGCCCGAACCCCGCCCGCGCGGCGAGGAGGCGCTGCCACCCGCAGCCATCGAGTAG
- the fliP gene encoding flagellar type III secretion system pore protein FliP (The bacterial flagellar biogenesis protein FliP forms a type III secretion system (T3SS)-type pore required for flagellar assembly.), with the protein MRVFAFALVLALLAGGASAQSVAIDLGATGQPGATARLVQLTALVGLLSLAPSLLVMATAFTRIVIVLALLRSAIGAQGVPPNPVLIGLALFLSFFVMQPVLEAAWVQGIQPMTEGRMDEMAGLTAAAQPFHRFMAANVRETDLAMFLDLARLPSATPAEAPWRALVPAFLVTELRRAFEIGFLLFLPFLVIDMVVASILMSLGMMMLPPSVVSLPFKLIFFVLVDGWTLLAASLVQGFAM; encoded by the coding sequence ATGAGGGTGTTCGCATTCGCCCTTGTCCTGGCCCTGCTGGCCGGCGGCGCCTCGGCGCAATCCGTCGCCATTGACCTGGGCGCCACGGGGCAGCCGGGGGCGACGGCGCGGCTCGTCCAGCTCACGGCGCTGGTCGGGCTGCTGTCGCTGGCGCCCTCGCTGCTGGTGATGGCCACGGCCTTCACGCGCATCGTCATCGTGCTGGCCCTGCTGCGCAGCGCCATCGGCGCGCAGGGCGTGCCGCCCAACCCGGTGCTGATCGGGCTGGCGCTCTTCCTCTCCTTTTTCGTGATGCAGCCGGTGCTGGAGGCCGCCTGGGTGCAGGGCATCCAGCCCATGACCGAGGGGCGCATGGACGAGATGGCGGGCCTCACCGCCGCCGCCCAGCCCTTCCACCGCTTCATGGCGGCCAATGTGCGCGAGACGGACCTGGCCATGTTCCTCGACCTCGCGCGCCTGCCCTCCGCGACGCCGGCCGAGGCGCCCTGGCGCGCGCTGGTGCCGGCCTTCCTGGTGACGGAGCTGCGCCGGGCCTTCGAGATCGGCTTCCTGCTCTTCCTGCCCTTCCTGGTGATTGACATGGTGGTGGCGTCCATCCTGATGTCGCTGGGCATGATGATGCTGCCGCCCTCGGTGGTGTCGCTGCCCTTCAAGCTGATCTTCTTCGTGCTGGTGGATGGCTGGACGCTGCTGGCGGCGAGCCTGGTGCAGGGCTTCGCGATGTAG
- a CDS encoding flagellar biosynthetic protein FliO has product MTSPDYLQAGAALVAVLLLLWGGAQLLQRRGLVARPDARLRVAEACALDARRRLVLFRCDGREGLLLTGPMGDQFLGWLPERAP; this is encoded by the coding sequence ATGACATCACCTGACTATCTCCAGGCAGGCGCCGCGCTGGTCGCCGTGCTGTTGCTGCTCTGGGGCGGGGCGCAGCTGCTCCAGCGCCGGGGCCTGGTGGCGCGGCCCGATGCGCGGCTGCGCGTGGCGGAGGCCTGCGCGCTGGATGCGCGGCGGCGCCTGGTGCTGTTCCGCTGCGACGGGCGGGAGGGGCTGCTGCTGACCGGCCCCATGGGCGACCAGTTCCTGGGCTGGCTGCCGGAGCGCGCGCCATGA
- a CDS encoding flagellar basal body rod protein FlgB, protein MDLMRSGPMALVEQRLHWLDGRQRMLAANIANADTPGYRARDAVPFAEILARRVARPAMATTDARHVMPAGGANRGLVAAVSERTPNGNAVSIDEQAIRIAENDQSHAMTMGLHRKYLALFRTALGRP, encoded by the coding sequence ATGGACCTCATGCGCTCCGGCCCCATGGCCCTTGTGGAACAGCGGCTGCATTGGCTGGATGGGCGGCAGCGCATGCTGGCCGCGAACATCGCCAATGCCGACACGCCGGGCTACCGCGCGCGCGATGCCGTGCCCTTCGCCGAGATCCTCGCCCGCCGCGTGGCGCGGCCCGCCATGGCCACCACCGATGCGCGGCATGTGATGCCCGCGGGCGGCGCCAATCGCGGGCTGGTGGCCGCGGTGAGCGAGCGCACGCCCAATGGCAACGCCGTCTCCATTGACGAACAGGCCATCCGCATCGCCGAGAACGACCAGTCCCATGCCATGACCATGGGGCTGCACCGCAAATACCTGGCGCTGTTCCGCACCGCGCTGGGCCGCCCCTGA
- the flgC gene encoding flagellar basal body rod protein FlgC, with product MDLDRALSISAAGMAAQSSRLRVVAENIANRDSTGNAPGAEPYRRKTVTFANRLDRALGVETVRVARVGRDNSAFPERFEPGHPAADERGYVRTPNVDGLVENMDMREANRSYTANLAVLETTRGMLMRAIEALR from the coding sequence ATGGATCTCGACCGCGCCCTTTCCATCTCCGCCGCCGGCATGGCCGCGCAATCCTCGCGGCTGCGCGTGGTGGCCGAGAACATCGCCAACCGCGACAGCACGGGCAACGCCCCGGGCGCCGAGCCCTATCGCCGCAAGACCGTCACCTTCGCCAACCGCCTCGACCGCGCGCTGGGGGTCGAGACGGTGCGTGTGGCGCGCGTGGGCCGCGACAACAGCGCCTTTCCGGAGCGCTTCGAGCCCGGGCACCCCGCCGCCGATGAACGTGGCTATGTCCGCACGCCCAATGTGGACGGCCTCGTGGAGAACATGGACATGCGCGAGGCCAATCGCAGCTACACCGCCAACCTCGCCGTGCTGGAGACCACGCGCGGCATGTTGATGCGCGCCATCGAGGCGCTGCGCTGA
- a CDS encoding flagellar hook-basal body complex protein FliE: protein MAAPILGAALGAAAAYRAAQGLGEAASTAAGAAGGFGDALSRAVRGAIQTGHQADASATAALTGTGSVTDVVLAISRAELALQTATTVRDRVVTAYQDVMRMPI, encoded by the coding sequence ATGGCCGCCCCCATCCTTGGCGCGGCACTCGGCGCGGCGGCGGCCTATCGCGCCGCGCAAGGCCTGGGCGAGGCCGCGTCCACCGCCGCCGGCGCCGCGGGCGGCTTCGGCGATGCGCTGAGCCGCGCCGTGCGTGGCGCCATCCAGACCGGCCACCAGGCCGATGCCAGCGCGACCGCCGCACTGACCGGCACGGGCAGCGTGACCGATGTGGTGCTGGCCATCTCCCGCGCCGAACTCGCGCTCCAGACCGCGACCACGGTGCGGGATCGCGTCGTCACCGCCTACCAGGACGTGATGCGCATGCCGATCTGA
- a CDS encoding flagellar biosynthetic protein FliQ — MLEQATVMAMREAVWVALQLAGPPLLAVLCIGLVVSLVQALTQIQEPTLAFLPKLAAMVVLLLFLGPHMSGLMRGWAATLFDQVVALGGAP, encoded by the coding sequence ATGCTTGAACAGGCCACCGTGATGGCCATGCGCGAGGCCGTCTGGGTCGCGCTGCAACTGGCCGGCCCGCCATTGCTGGCGGTTCTGTGCATCGGCCTCGTCGTCTCGCTCGTCCAGGCGCTGACGCAGATCCAGGAGCCGACCCTGGCCTTCCTGCCCAAGCTCGCCGCCATGGTGGTGCTGCTGCTTTTCCTCGGGCCCCATATGTCGGGGCTGATGCGCGGCTGGGCCGCGACCCTCTTCGACCAGGTGGTGGCGCTGGGCGGCGCGCCCTGA
- a CDS encoding flagellar biosynthetic protein FliR, protein MITPADLALLEALPVLAFHAALVFCRMGAAVMLLPGLGESEIPMTQRLALGVLLVFVLTPVLSPELPPLPDQVAALALLVAVEVLVGAWIGLCARFVALALAQAGQVIALMMGLASPLQGDQFLGSSVTAPARMLGLLTAALFLATGLYEVPLRALAGSYATLPPGQPLPMGDAAELLTRFVAGVLAVAMQLAAPFVLAAIFFNAAMGLLARVAPQLQVFVVAAPAQLLGGFLLLILLMPAFFHAWWRATNEALSRLPGLG, encoded by the coding sequence ATGATCACCCCCGCCGACCTCGCGCTGCTGGAGGCCCTGCCGGTGCTGGCCTTCCACGCCGCGCTGGTCTTCTGCCGCATGGGGGCGGCGGTGATGCTGCTGCCGGGCCTGGGCGAATCCGAAATCCCCATGACGCAGCGCCTGGCGCTGGGCGTGCTGCTGGTCTTCGTGCTGACCCCGGTGCTGAGCCCCGAGCTGCCGCCCTTGCCGGACCAGGTCGCGGCCCTGGCCCTGCTGGTCGCGGTGGAGGTGCTGGTCGGCGCCTGGATCGGACTTTGCGCGCGCTTCGTGGCCCTGGCCCTGGCCCAGGCGGGGCAGGTCATCGCGCTGATGATGGGCCTCGCCTCGCCCTTGCAGGGCGACCAGTTCCTGGGCAGCAGCGTGACGGCGCCGGCGCGCATGCTGGGCCTGCTGACGGCGGCGCTGTTCCTGGCCACGGGCCTCTACGAGGTGCCGCTGCGGGCGCTGGCCGGCAGCTATGCCACGCTGCCGCCCGGGCAGCCGCTGCCGATGGGCGATGCCGCCGAATTGCTGACGCGCTTCGTGGCCGGCGTGCTGGCGGTGGCCATGCAGCTGGCCGCGCCCTTCGTGCTGGCGGCCATCTTCTTCAACGCGGCCATGGGGCTGCTGGCGCGCGTCGCGCCGCAGTTGCAGGTCTTCGTCGTCGCCGCCCCCGCGCAGCTGCTGGGCGGCTTCCTGCTGCTGATCCTGCTGATGCCCGCTTTCTTCCACGCCTGGTGGCGCGCCACGAATGAGGCGCTGTCCCGCCTGCCCGGCCTGGGCTGA
- a CDS encoding EscU/YscU/HrcU family type III secretion system export apparatus switch protein → MAEDEEGGGERTEEASARKLQKAAQEGQVALSREAVQFTTLLVASLGAAIMLPGRVAELAAAMAGGFARAHELDTGWAAREWGWLFFHLAWPVAGAAILGAVLATLLQTRAALNFKSMAPNLAKLSPMKGFGRMFGKDGLMEFLRTLLKMLIVMAALWFVARDLPGLSTLIEAPPGALFGAAGQGVARLLAATLAAFALLALADILWVRHRHLEQLKMTKQEVKDEAKESEGDPAIRGRMRQLRQSKGRARMMAAVPKAAVIITNPTHYAVALAYDPGQSAAPKVVAKGVDAMAARIREVAKEAGVPIMADPPLARALYRLDLDAEIPAQHWDAVARIIALVMRRAGGAAAR, encoded by the coding sequence ATGGCCGAGGACGAGGAAGGCGGTGGCGAACGCACGGAAGAGGCCTCCGCCCGCAAATTGCAGAAGGCGGCGCAGGAAGGCCAGGTGGCCCTCTCGCGCGAGGCGGTGCAGTTCACCACGCTGCTGGTCGCCTCCCTCGGCGCCGCCATCATGCTGCCGGGGCGCGTGGCGGAGCTTGCGGCTGCGATGGCCGGGGGCTTCGCGCGCGCGCATGAGCTCGACACCGGCTGGGCGGCGCGGGAATGGGGCTGGCTGTTCTTCCATCTGGCCTGGCCGGTGGCCGGGGCGGCCATCCTGGGCGCCGTGCTGGCCACGCTGTTGCAGACGCGCGCCGCGCTGAACTTCAAGTCCATGGCGCCGAACCTCGCCAAGCTCTCGCCCATGAAGGGCTTCGGGCGGATGTTCGGCAAGGACGGGCTGATGGAGTTCCTCCGCACCCTGCTCAAGATGCTCATCGTCATGGCCGCGCTCTGGTTCGTGGCGCGGGATTTGCCGGGGCTTTCCACGCTGATCGAGGCGCCGCCGGGCGCCCTGTTCGGCGCGGCGGGGCAGGGGGTGGCGCGGCTGCTGGCGGCGACGCTCGCCGCCTTCGCCCTGCTGGCGCTGGCCGACATCCTGTGGGTGCGTCACCGCCACCTCGAACAGCTGAAGATGACCAAGCAGGAGGTGAAGGACGAGGCGAAGGAAAGCGAGGGCGACCCCGCGATCCGCGGCCGCATGCGCCAGCTTCGCCAATCCAAGGGCCGCGCGCGCATGATGGCGGCCGTGCCCAAGGCCGCCGTCATCATCACCAACCCCACCCATTATGCCGTTGCCCTGGCCTATGACCCCGGCCAGTCTGCCGCGCCCAAGGTGGTGGCGAAGGGGGTGGATGCCATGGCGGCCCGCATCCGGGAGGTGGCGAAGGAGGCGGGCGTGCCCATCATGGCCGACCCCCCGCTGGCGCGCGCGCTGTACCGGCTCGACCTCGACGCCGAAATCCCCGCCCAGCATTGGGACGCGGTGGCGCGCATCATCGCCCTCGTCATGCGGCGCGCGGGCGGGGCGGCCGCGCGGTGA
- a CDS encoding ATP-binding protein yields the protein MVAPGALLDALPQPLALLDARGELLAANPPFRAQLEGFAPGCKAWDLLPEAAEALAAGLRGTPGRVGIARLSVSLAITPCARGVLLALTPTGDGQDERLALLGRLAGGIAHDFNNLLGVILGAAAAARVAPLPDEVAVEVAAIEAAAERGAALVRQLLAFARQQVLAPRSVALNDTVMQFVRLLPRLMGPGITVEMHLEQPSRHILVDPDQWSRVLLNLAVNAREAMGARGRLTFTTGRRLVLADEIAAGEVLPPGRYVTLELRDTGPGIPPEVLPRIFEPFYSTKLESGGTGLGLATVQGIVGQSGGRIEVECPPEGGTLFRILLPRAEPPAEASAEAAPTLPFPEPVVAHPAGPILLVDDERTLLRVAALTLTQAGYEVLSQEDSQDALDAIREGLRPVLLVTDVAMPGLDGLELARAARAVQPDLPVLLLSGYSAASVGGAPEREGFAFLAKPFTPEALCAAVAARIAASG from the coding sequence ATGGTGGCCCCGGGCGCGCTGCTGGACGCGCTGCCCCAGCCGCTCGCCCTGCTCGATGCGCGGGGGGAGCTGCTGGCCGCCAACCCCCCCTTCCGCGCCCAGCTGGAGGGTTTCGCCCCCGGCTGCAAGGCCTGGGACCTGCTGCCCGAGGCGGCCGAGGCGCTGGCGGCCGGGCTGCGCGGCACGCCGGGGCGGGTCGGCATCGCGCGGCTGTCCGTCTCGCTCGCCATCACCCCCTGCGCGCGGGGCGTGCTGCTGGCCCTGACCCCCACGGGCGATGGGCAGGATGAGCGGCTTGCGCTGCTGGGGCGGCTCGCGGGCGGCATCGCGCATGACTTCAACAATTTGCTGGGCGTGATCCTGGGGGCCGCCGCCGCCGCCCGCGTGGCGCCCCTGCCGGACGAGGTCGCCGTCGAGGTCGCGGCCATCGAGGCGGCGGCCGAGCGGGGGGCCGCGCTGGTGCGCCAATTGCTCGCCTTCGCGCGGCAGCAGGTGCTGGCCCCGCGCAGCGTGGCGCTGAACGACACGGTGATGCAGTTCGTGCGCCTGCTGCCGCGGCTGATGGGGCCGGGCATCACGGTCGAGATGCATCTCGAACAGCCCTCGCGCCACATCCTGGTGGACCCCGACCAATGGTCGCGCGTGCTGCTGAACCTGGCCGTGAACGCGCGGGAGGCGATGGGGGCAAGGGGGCGCCTCACCTTCACCACCGGAAGGCGCCTCGTGCTGGCGGACGAGATCGCGGCCGGCGAAGTGCTGCCGCCCGGCCGCTACGTCACGCTGGAGCTGCGCGACACCGGCCCCGGCATCCCGCCCGAGGTGCTGCCCCGCATCTTCGAGCCCTTCTATTCCACCAAGCTCGAATCCGGCGGCACCGGGCTGGGCCTCGCCACCGTGCAGGGCATCGTGGGCCAGTCGGGCGGGCGGATCGAGGTGGAATGCCCGCCCGAGGGCGGCACCCTCTTCCGCATCCTGCTGCCCCGCGCGGAGCCGCCGGCCGAAGCCTCCGCGGAGGCCGCGCCCACGCTCCCCTTCCCGGAACCTGTGGTGGCACACCCCGCCGGCCCCATCCTGCTTGTGGATGACGAGCGCACCTTGCTGCGCGTCGCCGCGCTGACGCTGACCCAGGCCGGGTATGAGGTGTTGTCGCAGGAGGATTCGCAGGATGCGCTGGACGCCATCCGCGAGGGGCTGCGGCCCGTCCTGCTGGTCACCGACGTGGCGATGCCGGGGCTGGACGGGCTGGAACTGGCCCGCGCCGCGCGCGCCGTGCAGCCGGACCTGCCGGTTCTGCTGCTGTCGGGCTATTCGGCGGCCTCGGTCGGCGGCGCGCCGGAGCGCGAGGGCTTCGCCTTCCTGGCCAAGCCCTTCACCCCCGAGGCGCTGTGCGCCGCCGTCGCCGCGCGGATCGCAGCCTCTGGTTGA